Proteins found in one Methanospirillum hungatei JF-1 genomic segment:
- a CDS encoding AAA family ATPase: MERLVLQNLHSWRNKKNRLPLILKGARQVGETWLLKEFGRTGFKDYLYINFENNPSMSDLFEGSIDPHRILELVGALHGKK; the protein is encoded by the coding sequence ATGGAGAGATTAGTACTACAAAATCTTCATTCATGGCGAAATAAGAAAAACCGTCTCCCATTAATTCTGAAAGGGGCACGGCAGGTTGGAGAAACGTGGCTTTTGAAAGAATTTGGAAGGACCGGTTTTAAGGACTATCTTTATATAAATTTTGAAAATAATCCTTCGATGTCAGATTTATTTGAAGGTTCCATTGATCCCCATAGAATTCTCGAATTAGTTGGAGCACTTCACGGGAAAAAATAA
- a CDS encoding ATP-binding protein: protein MPRALTSLKYFAEEAPEYSICSAGSLLGIALHEGTLLTVGKVDILTLEPLTFQEFLLANDEYELLLSLQNSGLEPLPLLLLEKLHDYLKKYYIIGGMPAAVNIWIEQRDFSQVEIKLKNILETYQQDFSKHAPRSMVPKLRFIWNSIPSQLTRKNKKFLYGLVKSGARAREYEDALLWLLDCGLIRRVGRITKGAIPMKPDEDLHDFKIYHLDVGLLRVMSQLPFQVILERNKVFEEFNGALTEQYVLQQLSSIITGSIYYWTSEATAGVDFVISNGTGVIPVEVKAGVNVKAKSLRVYIDRYQPEISIRTSLSNVHRDGSLLNIPLSMVFHLEQYLELCKNPDT, encoded by the coding sequence GTGCCACGAGCCCTGACATCTCTAAAATATTTTGCAGAAGAAGCACCTGAGTATTCAATCTGTTCGGCAGGATCTTTACTTGGGATAGCACTTCATGAAGGCACATTATTAACCGTCGGGAAAGTGGATATTCTAACACTTGAGCCCCTTACATTCCAAGAGTTTCTTCTAGCCAATGATGAATATGAATTACTCTTATCTCTTCAAAATTCCGGATTGGAGCCTCTGCCCTTACTCCTTCTGGAGAAACTACACGATTATCTGAAAAAGTATTATATCATTGGAGGGATGCCAGCAGCAGTGAATATCTGGATTGAACAGCGTGACTTTTCCCAAGTTGAAATAAAGTTAAAAAATATTTTAGAAACGTACCAACAAGATTTCTCGAAACATGCTCCTCGTTCGATGGTCCCAAAACTCAGGTTTATTTGGAATAGTATTCCTTCACAACTTACACGGAAGAATAAAAAATTCCTTTATGGACTGGTAAAGAGTGGTGCCAGAGCTCGTGAATACGAAGATGCGTTATTATGGCTATTGGATTGTGGGCTTATCAGACGGGTTGGGAGAATCACGAAGGGAGCCATACCCATGAAACCGGATGAAGATCTCCATGATTTTAAGATATATCATCTTGATGTCGGTTTGCTCCGGGTCATGAGTCAACTTCCATTTCAGGTGATTCTTGAACGAAATAAGGTTTTTGAGGAGTTTAATGGGGCATTAACTGAGCAGTATGTTCTCCAGCAACTTTCATCGATAATAACCGGTTCAATTTACTATTGGACATCAGAAGCGACAGCTGGAGTGGATTTTGTCATCTCAAATGGGACTGGTGTAATACCTGTTGAAGTAAAAGCCGGAGTGAATGTTAAAGCTAAGAGCCTCAGGGTGTATATTGACAGGTATCAGCCGGAGATTTCCATTCGGACTTCCCTTTCAAACGTGCATCGTGATGGATCCCTCTTAAATATCCCTCTCTCCATGGTTTTTCACCTGGAACAGTACCTCGAACTC